GAGGTAAAGGAATTATAGGGAAGAACCATGACCAAGGAGCCAGATATTGTAGAAagggaagaaagttttatttttttatgatatattGTGTGTGAGACGGTTGTTAAAACCTTTAATATCAAACCCAAAGTAGGGGAGGGCCTGTTGAAGCACTGGAATCGCTTTCGCCTCATAGCCAATAAAACTTCTATTTTCTGCAATAACCGATAAGGTTCTAAGGTTACAATAACCGATAAGGCGgtggcagtgtttcccacaggacagcGACCTATTTGTGGCATTAATGGGCTGCAGGGGAAACGCCTGTGGTGCAGAACAGGTTAAACCCCAGCAGGTTAACATTGTGGCAGACACTTggttaatttgcataattggccatgatgcatgtgcatgtaattgtaatggGCGCCGTAGGAGAGAGGAATAATATTGCGGGAGAGACAAAACGTAACTAAAAACATTGACAAGcgaaacaaatatgtttacaaaTACGAATAaacttctttttgtcttttttttaaaaagtcacaaacaagacaaagCCACCTGTAAGTTCTTTTAGACAAGGGTGGGGCCCACTAcacgttgagaagagcgatacgtgctttcatgtctgTCTCCAAACATCTCCAATAAGATCAGAAAAAGCcactcattcacgtacacggtgcatttggcaagttgaaaacggttcgtgtggcgttgcccactgcctccactttattaggttttcctcaggtcgcctctatttcggtttgtatctaaagttacttggtaacttgtttcgtaaagtacacggtgcatttgacaagacagcgctgtgcaggctcgTATGGCTCGTGCGTCAGTAGctgcccattttttttttccgtctgcttgcttatagTCTGCTtgctttgcttgtagtactgagcacggtgcttttgagaaaaatacagtgaagtaggatgacagattatttccctctttgccatcaatggatgtatgaatcaccaacttcactcagattattaataaaataattaaataataaagtcttacagatcacttacacacatacagtacacatctagctgaataataaacaataaatatagcaacttctgatcaatccaagtcaatttcagacttaaaataatgttccaatttaagccccacccattttggGTTAAATCACGCCCACCTCTGGtctatgccccgcccactccgagtacagataggatatggataatttagatgggtgaacagatgcagatgcagatacagatacagatacagatagtggtgtactcgctcatccctacccAGTACTGTGCAAAATGGTCATATCCAGTTGAAGTCAATGACACGGTACAATTATACAACTACAAGAAATGTACCATAGGGCTGCTCTCTACTCCCTGTTATAGTGTAAACAGTAATCCTTCACCCCGTGTTACCTGTTAAAGTACCACAATAAAGAAAGGCAAAAGTAGCTCCACTTTCCAAAGTGCCTTCAAAGAATGTGGAAGCATTTCCATAAAAACAACAGTACTAATGGATTGAAGTTACCCCACAGAGACCTCTTAGCAGCTGGAGAAAGACCTCACTAAATGGATGGAGAAGTGTAGggatttgtgatttaaaaattcTAATGTGCATCTGGAATAAGACCTGCATATTTATGTGCATTATGTTTAATGGCAACAGTGCTATGCTGAGTGCTTTTAAACATCAGGAAAACTGCTTGTGAGTGACGGCTTTATTGATCACAGAACTCGGCTGAGTTGTGTCAACGTGTTGTGCCTTGAATATTGTGTAAAAAAGGATTGAAGGTACCTTTTGGTGGAGTGTGATGAGCAAGTAGAAGTCAAGTGAACCTTAAGCTTTTACTATTTCGAAGCTCTGGTTAATACGATGCCAATCTTTGTTTTAACACTTCCAGCATGAGATTCATACAgtatgcatgcacatgcatgtgtgaTGCACACGCGCTttgtgatttattcattcagctTAACAAGCACTTGCAGTATACAAGATGTGCAGACTCTGCAATATACGGGACATATTGGATGCTTTTTCCACACGTACCATCTCTGTCACAACATTACGATTACAAGACATGATGTGCCTTCTCTGTGATCAATCACCATGCTGCTGAACACCATGCACTTGTCATGCACATTCACTTTGCATCCATGCACTGCCTGACTTATTTATGAGAAACTATACGTGCAGCAACTGTATGTAGCATATATTTTCCCAATGAGACGAAGCCCTTCTGGCAGTGGATTAGTTCATATCATGGTACACAAGGGCTGCAGCATGTGAAGCATTGTGCCACCAACAGCAGACTGTAAAAACAGCAGGTAGTTAACCTAAAGTATACGCATCCACTTGTTCCTGCAGAGCAGCATGTCACAatagaacacttttttttccaaacatgcATGATTTGATGTGATATGCCAAAGCAAACATGATGGCTGTGATATCTGAGGTTAAAGGTCAAATTGGTAAGTTTCGAGTTTTAGTGCATTTAGTGGTCTGCAAAgcacacaaaatatcaaaatagcaCATAATGTTCAATTTAGTAGAGGTGAAAGGTTAAATTAGTATGTTATCTCTACCAGTCAACCCATCTTCACATTTTATTTCCAGATCACTATACATTATTGCACGTGTGACAAATTGATTGAGAAGGAAATTGGGTTTTCTCAGGAACACGTCCTGCCTCCACGTGCTGTCCCGTacgtcttgtttttgtttttctttggtttcttttttttttagaacgtGATGATACTGTGATGGATAACGtgatggttttcattgtttcacaaactaaacatatacagtagatattttTGGTTTGTTGAAGTGATGCCTTTATCATTTACATAATTACACTGAGAGGTTTGtgagagctatttttgttaaagCTGGACTTGCTAATATAGCtactattatttcatattttttagttAATTTGTCCAGTAAGTCTTGAAAAGAGAACTGTTATTTTCTTACAGGCCAATTTTCCAACACAGAAGACACATACTGTAATGTCTATCACTATTTAATTCCAGAaattttaaaatactgtattttctgccatataagccgctgcttttttttttaaaactttgaaccctgcggcttatacagcagcgcagctaattaatggctaaattctaatcctGTGACatttcctttacttcagaactactaaaaatgttttaaatactaTGCCGCATGTGGGTCAGTGAGGAAAttgtagctctttctttggtggGAGCTAATTACGAGCTATCAGTGCTCTCaaaacgagcttgtcaaccacattggaaatcgcagaaggtcagtatatataacggttacaatataacagtctgactcatgttgtcatcttacaaagaacacgaaactcatcacacagcaacttaacactgaaaaggtatgcctaggaaatatacaaacatgtgccaatgcgagtttaaaatgaacaacaacatctcttttaaagttttcccataatgcattacgtCCAAGCAAAGCATTGATTGGTGCCTGCTGAAgcactgcaatgatgtcagcctccgtcacagctctgggctcctcttgctccctctggtggacagaagcagcattggagcgccatccattcattttctaagcCGCTTGTCCACCAATTAAATATTTTGCTCAGACAGTCCATTAcgagaaaactttaaaatagttgttttttttattttaaagttgtattaatacatgtttgtactgtatattcattgggaataccttttgagtgtcaaGTTGCTGTATGATGAGTTTAGTattgacaccgtgagtcagactgttcgacttagtaatgacctcctgcaatttccaatgggttgacaagcttgtcgtgagttgtttcttagctcatgattggctcaaATAAAGAACTCCCTGGTTCTCATGGACTTGTGTgctacaatatgccattttatgacgtggacgtATGGCtgatatatgtacaaatctgtttattcctctaaatttagtgggtgcgccTTACACACCGGAATTGGCGGTAATTTTTGCAACACTGAAACTTATCTCGAGATATTATTTTAGGCATAATAAAAAATGCTGTGTAACCTCTGGGAATCTGAATTTGTGTCTAtggttatagatagtattttgtagTATAACAATtgtctatccatacagaggaggcatattttaaatgtattgaaattataaggcatctttgagtaaacttcaaGTATCATTTGAATATCTCAATGTTGGgtcgagtgtcctggttttcagtcATCATGGTCACCTTAACTTAAATGGAGTAAAGAGTAAAAGATTCCACTGGTAGTTTGCAGACTGCCAATCAAATACAATATGTGGGCTCAATTAACAACTGGATTATTTGTGCCTTCAATCTCCCTTTTGCTCAAATGAATCAATTTCTCTGTAATTCAatgcttctttattttaaactGCATTTTTGGTTTGTTCTCTCGAAGCACAAGTTGTGTTCCATAGGACTCCACGCTTCTCCCCACCCAACTCACCCTGTCTGCCTGACTTTGTATTACTGAACTCCCACACTCGCTCGTTCTCTGCATGCAACTCTAACAGCTCCAATCGAAGATGAACTCTTTGCCAAAAAGAAGATCAATCCTGGCACATTGTTTGTCTACTAGCATTCACCTACTGCCACTGAGTCATGTTGCACGTGTCTTTTGTTAATACCACACACTGCTTCCATCAAACATCTGTATAGTAGCTTTCCTGACACATTTAGGCAGCAATCTTCAAACCCAGCATGCTTGGTCTCCATGGTAACATGAGATTCAACGTAACGGCCATAAGAAGATGTTAAATCATCAGCCTGCCAGTTGCCAGAATCTTTCTGAGATAGCGCTGTCACCCAAAGCCAAGAGTAGAAAATTGGGTCTTTTATTTTTCTCCTCGTCTGCCCTAGTCTCcattgttttttctcccttctgCTTCTACATGATCACACataaatggagacaaacactGACCCCCAGTGGAAAGGTTTTTTAAGAAGCCTTTTAAAGCTCACCGCAATCAAGTGAGGAGTTCAAATGTTTAAGAAAAGTATCTGGTTTCTTTCAGGTTTTCACTCGCTACGGGAAGTGTTACACCTTCAACGCTGGTAGTAATGATCGCCCTCCTCTCATAACCACCAAGGGAGGAATGGGAAACGGACTTGAACTCATGCTGGACATTCAGCAAGATGAGTACCTGCCTGTCTGGGGAGAAACAGGTGAGAGGGAACGACACTCACCAAATTAATAGGTGTGTCTGCTCCTTGCTCAGATGTGTGGCAGCGGTAGAACTTATCAGAGTGGGTTGCACTCACATCACACTTTTCTTCACTCATCAGATGAGACATCTCTTGAAGCTGGGATCAAAGTGCAGATTCACAGCCAAGATGAACCTTCTTTCATTGATCAGCTCGGGTTCGGAGTGGCTCCTGGGTTTCAGACCTTTGTCTCTTGCCAAGAACAGAGGGTACAAACCTTTCTTTTAATGTCATTAAAATCTGCAAGCTTCTTGTGTATATGACTCAGTCTTTCACAGCTTCCTGAGCCCTAATGGCTGTGTTGATCATTATTAACCTTATTAAAAGACACACAGGGCTGCATCAAATGCACCAGtgtttttactgtatattatttctgtcttttttgctcttttgtttgatttttacgGTTCTTGCCATTTCTAAAAAATGCCTCGCATACAATAACTATCACATTTGTATTTCATATTACAGCTTATATATCTACCCCCACCTTGGGGAGAGTGCAAGGTGACACCCATGGACTCCGACTTCTTCGATACTTACAGCATCACAGCCTGTCGCATTGACTGTGAAACACGCTATCTGGTGGACAACTGTAACTGCCGAATGGTGCACATGCCCGGTAGGAAAACACTGACACCCCATCTATCAGTACAGGTCGTCCTCGTGTTATGATGTTCCGTGCTGCGACGTTTCCTGGTTACAGGCGTACGcccatacatttttaatattgcaCAAAAAGAAACGTTTAAGGAGTTGAGTGCAGGTGGGGTAAGAATGCATATGCAGACTATCCCTACACTGAGGAAGTATGTCACGTTTGTtcttttaacttttttgtttgCCTGTACTGTTTGGCAGCTTAGTCATGCAGTACAGGTGAacagtgtgtttattttgccaGAACAGATCTGCTGTACAACAGGTGAGTCTGGCATACTCCTCCTGTTTAAGTTGtattgcagttttatttttagagCCACTGAACAGTACATAGCTTAAAAGAGGACTCGGCTAGCAGTAGTAGGAGGCTCCCATGCTCTGCAGGCCGCTGGGTTGTCCCGGCTAGCTGTCAGAGAAGGCTTTTCTCCAAGCTgcatctacataatccacactgtttGCCTGCTGTAAAAACGACTCACCATTATATATTAACGtgtgttcacctcactgcaGGTTTTGAGGagttttaaagggatagttcggatgttttgacatgaagttggatgacatccccattggcattgtagtccaataacagcgacttaccccccacttggtctacTAAGTCCAcctctggtcagatttctgtgattgCTGTGAttcttagttgctggggacaattaagtaaagagtttggcttctaaaaacaaaatgcgttcaaaagattaaaacatttgcatcataaaaatgccttctcaaaaactctAACGTCACagaacgctcggcgttatatctgtctcctgccgtatccctgcacactgtctcctgtgtgttcatgtgaatgtgatgaagacactcacatcttcttccgctgtggaacacatacgtaaacaagatggccgcggcgctccgtcatggaagtatatacagtatatatatatatatatatatatattgtattgtatatatcctcaatgtgttctgtgtacagtcaGAGTGACGTACAGTAGCTGTTATTTTAGATACAAACGACTTACATCTCAATCATAGCACTGAAAAATAGCAATAGCCAACCATTTTTTCCACTACACCTTTTTGGACTGTCAGAGCCGTAGTACCCACAAACACAATAGAGGACTAGATCACTGCACCTAAACCACTGATACTGAGCACTACTGGTCGTATGCATTTACTATGAGACCTAATGTGTGTTGCTTTGCAGGCGACGCACCCTATTGCACCCCTGAGCTGTACAAAGAATGTGCTGATCCTGCGCTTGGTAAGAAAGAGGCGTTGTTCAACTCTGGTCTGAAACTTTAAAGagcaaatacagtcgtcccttgccacatcgtggttcaaatttcgcaccttcactctatcatggtttttccaaaatatattaataaatcatgctgtttggtggATGAACatggcgtattattagtcatacaatgtgcatatttaatcaaattgtacttattttttgcctaaattaagcattttcaagcacaaaaatggctaaataacgTTTCTGTCAGACTACCCCGGGGCAGCTCtgcctacagatgtagattaccatcaccagtgtgtgactgaggagtgaatgaatattGAGTTCACTTCAtagtgaagcgctttgggtaccttgaaatacgctataaaatctaatccattattattattattgttattattgttaaatgaactaaaacacaaatagaaggcattcagaagaggcaTTCGAAAACGTGATgctgtgtagtattctacactggtcactagttgtcagtaatgttcctgtaacgTTTGGTGAGGCACACCAGCATCAAACTTGATCACGGcaacaacaggattttattgcaggtttgaattattattatttattattattatttatgattacataatgatcataaataataatcacaataataacacaggctactgttgcaaacctagataaaactcaactctgaaccctcaatgTCAGTTCCCATCCTTCACacatccagaacacatttattgcaacacacacaagtcttatttctgtcttaaatggcttattttctctgattatatctactatattgggtaatatgagtttaaatgtcactatggggtgttatttcttgtctagagggctataataatgttaaaaaccatatttagagggtcgtaaacagggtttctatgctctaacgacaaaaatattcaatttataaataaggaatcctacttcgcagaaattatggtcaggtctgtaaccaattaaccgcaataaacaagggattactggacTGCAtcttactgtactgtaatgcaTGATGTGACCAGGATAGTGTTGTAAAATAAATCTCTGATCCCAAGCAGACTGATTTGAATGACGTTTTGCCCTGCAGATTTCCTGGTGCAGAAAGACAATGATTTCTGTGTGTGCGAGACACCGTGCAACATGACCAGATACAGCAAAGAGCTGTCCTTTGTGAAAATCCCCAGCAAGGCCTCCGCTAAATATCTTGCAAAGAAATACAACAAATCTGAGCAGTACATTAAGTAAGTATGGACTACAATTtaagaaatacaaataattgtATAATTCATGTCACCGATTCCTTGGCACTGCAGGGAAAACATCCTGGTATTGGACATCTTTTTTGAGGCTCTCAACTATGAAACTATTGAACAAAAGAAGGCATATGAAGTGGCAGGACTTTTAGGTGCAGAATTATATTGTAATACAGACTTTAACAAGGTTATATACCTTGGTTCATTATCCTTTGTGCCTTGATTCCAGGTGATATTGGTGGTCAAATGGGACTTTTTATTGGTGCGAGCATACTCACCATTCTGGAGCTATTTGATTATCTTTATGAGGTGAGACGACATTGGTGGAGTACTGTAGTTAAGTCAACCCATTGTTGCTTAGTTATTAATTATTCAGTCTTTTTTATCCCCTTAGGTGATAAAGTACAAGCTGTGCCGCTGCTCTGATAAGAAgctcaaacacaacaacaacaatgatcAGGGTACTGTGCTGAGCCTTGATGATGTCAAGTGTCACGTC
Above is a genomic segment from Dunckerocampus dactyliophorus isolate RoL2022-P2 chromosome 1, RoL_Ddac_1.1, whole genome shotgun sequence containing:
- the LOC129184325 gene encoding acid-sensing ion channel 1-like isoform X2, whose product is MDLKVEREEMNTDQPPPIEVFAHRSTLHGIAHIFTYERFCFRRFLWLVFFFASLAVLLYVCVDRIHFYLEYPHVTKLDEVTTPIMTFPAVTFCNLNAFRFSRVTRNDLYHAGELLALLNHRYEIRDLHLVEESVLEILKVKADFHNFKPRPFNMLEFYDRTGHDINDMLLSCYFHGTECRAEDFKVVFTRYGKCYTFNAGSNDRPPLITTKGGMGNGLELMLDIQQDEYLPVWGETDETSLEAGIKVQIHSQDEPSFIDQLGFGVAPGFQTFVSCQEQRLIYLPPPWGECKVTPMDSDFFDTYSITACRIDCETRYLVDNCNCRMVHMPGDAPYCTPELYKECADPALDFLVQKDNDFCVCETPCNMTRYSKELSFVKIPSKASAKYLAKKYNKSEQYIK
- the LOC129184325 gene encoding acid-sensing ion channel 1-like isoform X1, with amino-acid sequence MDLKVEREEMNTDQPPPIEVFAHRSTLHGIAHIFTYERFCFRRFLWLVFFFASLAVLLYVCVDRIHFYLEYPHVTKLDEVTTPIMTFPAVTFCNLNAFRFSRVTRNDLYHAGELLALLNHRYEIRDLHLVEESVLEILKVKADFHNFKPRPFNMLEFYDRTGHDINDMLLSCYFHGTECRAEDFKVVFTRYGKCYTFNAGSNDRPPLITTKGGMGNGLELMLDIQQDEYLPVWGETDETSLEAGIKVQIHSQDEPSFIDQLGFGVAPGFQTFVSCQEQRLIYLPPPWGECKVTPMDSDFFDTYSITACRIDCETRYLVDNCNCRMVHMPGDAPYCTPELYKECADPALDFLVQKDNDFCVCETPCNMTRYSKELSFVKIPSKASAKYLAKKYNKSEQYIKENILVLDIFFEALNYETIEQKKAYEVAGLLGDIGGQMGLFIGASILTILELFDYLYEVIKYKLCRCSDKKLKHNNNNDQGTVLSLDDVKCHVSNFH